A single genomic interval of Cellvibrio sp. PSBB023 harbors:
- a CDS encoding beta-propeller fold lactonase family protein: protein MAGVSCYATSVIYVANADAKKISVFTLSESSGLVNLLQTLPVDGAIMPMALAPNKKILYAAIRSIPYHLVVLDVDPTSGRLALRAKVPLVDNMANISIDHSGHYLFAASYSGNSISVHTLDTQGIPLPNVQVLSTGSHPHQISAGPDNQFVYVSLLGDDRVDYFRLNSEESITDVLQPILTPAVTLPSGSGPRHFVFSAKGNFLYVLNELSGYVQVYARRATDGSLAFVEHHQLMNGVKPWAADIHLTPQGDFLYASERATSRLYGYRINSKNGRLNPIGSWETEAQPRAFTISPDGRFLVVAGQLSHRISIYAIHPLTGALQLLSSHKTGKNPAWVNMVNLSSSDH, encoded by the coding sequence ATGTCGCCAATGCAGATGCAAAAAAAATTTCGGTTTTTACTCTGAGTGAGAGCAGTGGGCTGGTCAATCTGTTGCAAACGCTGCCGGTAGATGGTGCGATCATGCCGATGGCGCTAGCACCCAATAAAAAAATACTCTACGCTGCTATTCGCTCAATACCCTATCATTTAGTGGTGTTGGATGTTGATCCCACAAGTGGACGGTTGGCCTTACGCGCTAAAGTGCCATTGGTTGATAATATGGCGAACATATCTATCGATCACTCGGGACATTATTTGTTTGCAGCGTCCTATTCAGGGAATAGTATCAGTGTACATACGTTAGATACACAGGGCATTCCTTTGCCAAATGTACAGGTCTTATCGACGGGGTCTCATCCGCATCAAATCAGCGCTGGTCCTGATAACCAATTCGTCTATGTCTCTTTATTGGGTGATGATCGTGTGGATTATTTTCGCTTAAATAGTGAGGAGTCCATAACCGATGTATTGCAACCCATTTTGACTCCGGCTGTGACTCTTCCTTCGGGCTCAGGGCCGCGTCATTTTGTGTTTTCAGCGAAAGGAAATTTTTTGTATGTATTAAATGAGTTAAGCGGATATGTGCAGGTTTATGCTCGTCGTGCTACGGATGGCTCGCTTGCTTTTGTTGAGCATCATCAATTGATGAATGGAGTAAAACCTTGGGCTGCCGATATTCACCTCACGCCCCAAGGGGATTTTTTATACGCCTCGGAGCGAGCTACCAGCAGGCTTTACGGTTACAGGATCAACTCGAAAAATGGCCGCCTCAATCCTATTGGTTCTTGGGAAACAGAAGCGCAACCGCGAGCATTCACAATATCACCGGACGGTCGCTTTTTGGTGGTTGCAGGGCAGTTATCACACCGGATCAGTATATACGCTATTCATCCACTAACGGGGGCCTTGCAGTTGTTATCATCCCATAAAACGGGGAAAAATCCCGCTTGGGTTAACATGGTGAATTTATCCTCATCTGACCACTGA
- a CDS encoding MFS transporter codes for MSNVPATRSASSMAVASRTRWGILAMLFIVTTINYADRATISIAGPDIARDIGLSPIEMGYIFSAFAWSYVLAQIPGGWLLDKFGSKMTYFFSILLWSLFTLFQGFVGFFTGGAALLMLILLRLLVGAAEAPAFPGNSRITSAWFPTHERGFAASIFNSAQYFATVAFAPLMGWMVYHYGWQSIFLFMGLLGVVIALIWLKTIHSPKEHPSISDNELRYIEEGGALVDLDSANSNASTKVNTLACVKELLGSRMLLGVYIGQYCINSLTYFFLTWFPIYLVQERGMNILQAGFMASLPAIAGFLGGISGGWLSDRLMKKGYSLTLARKLPIVIGMFMSTSMIACNYVDTDVLVIAIMSLAFFGKGVGALGWAVVSDTSPKEAGGLSGGLFNTFGNTAGIVTPIVIGYIVHTTGSFEGALAYVGAHAALAIISYLFVVGDIKRITLHHSVHSSANR; via the coding sequence ATGAGCAACGTGCCTGCGACCCGTTCTGCCAGCAGCATGGCTGTGGCCTCACGAACACGATGGGGCATTCTTGCCATGCTATTTATTGTTACCACCATCAATTATGCCGATCGCGCCACCATCTCTATCGCAGGCCCTGACATCGCCAGGGACATAGGTCTTTCTCCCATTGAAATGGGGTATATATTTTCAGCCTTTGCCTGGTCTTATGTATTGGCGCAAATCCCCGGCGGCTGGTTACTGGATAAGTTCGGCTCAAAAATGACGTATTTTTTCAGTATTTTGCTGTGGTCGCTGTTCACTTTGTTTCAGGGATTTGTCGGGTTTTTTACCGGTGGTGCCGCACTGCTGATGCTTATTTTATTGCGCCTATTGGTGGGCGCTGCTGAGGCACCTGCGTTTCCCGGTAATAGCCGCATTACCTCCGCATGGTTTCCTACGCATGAACGTGGTTTTGCTGCGTCCATTTTTAATTCAGCACAATATTTTGCGACCGTTGCCTTTGCGCCCTTAATGGGCTGGATGGTGTATCACTACGGTTGGCAAAGTATTTTTTTATTTATGGGTTTGTTGGGTGTTGTGATTGCCCTTATTTGGCTTAAAACTATTCACAGCCCCAAGGAACATCCATCCATTAGCGATAATGAGTTGCGTTATATTGAGGAGGGCGGTGCACTGGTTGACTTGGATAGCGCCAACAGTAATGCATCTACCAAAGTGAATACCTTGGCGTGCGTTAAGGAGTTATTGGGCTCGCGCATGCTGCTCGGTGTTTATATTGGGCAATATTGTATTAACTCGCTCACTTATTTTTTCTTAACCTGGTTTCCAATTTATTTAGTGCAAGAGCGTGGCATGAATATTTTGCAAGCGGGCTTTATGGCATCGCTACCTGCGATTGCAGGATTTTTAGGCGGTATCAGTGGCGGGTGGTTATCCGATCGATTAATGAAAAAAGGCTATTCACTGACTCTGGCGCGCAAGCTGCCGATTGTGATTGGTATGTTCATGTCTACTTCAATGATTGCCTGTAATTATGTCGATACCGATGTATTGGTGATCGCTATTATGTCGCTGGCTTTTTTTGGTAAAGGCGTTGGGGCTTTAGGCTGGGCCGTTGTCTCCGATACGTCCCCCAAAGAGGCAGGCGGTCTCTCGGGTGGTTTATTTAATACCTTTGGCAATACCGCTGGCATAGTGACACCGATTGTGATTGGTTACATTGTTCACACGACCGGGTCATTTGAGGGAGCCTTGGCCTATGTAGGCGCGCATGCGGCGCTTGCCATTATCAGTTATCTGTTTGTTGTCGGTGATATTAAGCGAATCACTTTGCATCACTCAGTGCATTCGTCGGCTAACCGTTAA
- the garD gene encoding galactarate dehydratase, whose protein sequence is MSQRVIKMHPTDNVAVVVAAGGLPAGMEVLPGLLLVEPVPQGHKVALAAIAEGSAIVRYGVTIGFAKLDITAGSWVNENIMTMPAAVGLDNLPIATRAGFIAEPLTQFTFEGYRNADGTVGTRNILAISQTVQCVAGVVDFAVKRIREELLPKYPNVDGVVALAHTYGCGVAIDAPSAPIPIRTVRNIALNPNFGGEVMIVSLGCEKMQPARLMPKESIPATLVDGPAVVCLQDEQHVGFMSMIESIMQQAEIHLTRLNQRKRETCPASTLVVGMQCGGSDAFSGITANPALGFAADLLVRAGATVMFSENTEVRDGIDQLTSRAVNAQVADAIIKEMEWYDNYLAAGMVDRSANTTPGNKKGGLSNIVEKAMGSIVKSGSSPIVGVLSPGERLSDKGINRGLVYSSTPASDFICGTLQLAAGMNLHIFTTGRGTPYGLAECPVIKVATRTELAQRWHDLMDVNAGRIAEGEITIEELGWEIFHLMLDVASGRKTWAEKWKLHNALVLFNPAPIT, encoded by the coding sequence ATGTCCCAACGTGTTATTAAAATGCATCCGACAGATAACGTCGCTGTTGTTGTCGCAGCAGGTGGTTTGCCAGCGGGCATGGAAGTATTGCCCGGTTTATTATTGGTAGAACCCGTGCCACAGGGGCATAAAGTAGCGCTTGCCGCCATTGCTGAAGGCAGCGCAATTGTTCGCTATGGGGTAACGATTGGTTTTGCCAAGCTTGATATAACGGCGGGCAGTTGGGTAAACGAAAACATTATGACTATGCCCGCTGCAGTGGGGTTGGATAATTTACCTATTGCAACACGGGCTGGCTTCATTGCTGAACCATTAACCCAATTTACCTTTGAAGGGTATCGCAATGCAGACGGTACGGTAGGGACGCGCAATATTCTCGCTATTAGCCAAACGGTGCAGTGTGTTGCTGGTGTGGTGGATTTTGCGGTTAAACGCATTCGCGAAGAATTATTGCCAAAATATCCCAATGTAGATGGTGTTGTTGCGCTGGCACATACTTACGGTTGCGGTGTAGCGATTGATGCTCCCTCCGCCCCTATTCCTATTCGCACGGTGCGCAACATTGCATTAAACCCCAATTTTGGTGGTGAGGTGATGATTGTCAGTCTCGGGTGCGAAAAAATGCAGCCAGCACGATTGATGCCCAAGGAATCAATTCCGGCCACACTGGTAGATGGTCCTGCTGTTGTATGTTTGCAAGATGAACAGCACGTGGGTTTTATGAGCATGATTGAATCGATTATGCAGCAAGCAGAAATACATTTAACGCGGTTGAACCAACGAAAACGCGAAACCTGCCCGGCATCTACATTAGTGGTTGGTATGCAATGCGGCGGTAGTGATGCGTTCTCTGGCATTACGGCCAACCCGGCTTTGGGTTTTGCGGCTGATTTATTAGTGCGCGCCGGTGCGACGGTTATGTTTTCTGAAAATACTGAAGTGAGAGACGGTATCGATCAGTTGACGTCGCGTGCTGTAAATGCACAGGTTGCCGATGCCATTATTAAAGAAATGGAGTGGTACGATAATTACCTTGCCGCTGGAATGGTTGATCGCAGTGCAAACACAACACCGGGTAATAAAAAAGGCGGCTTGTCCAATATTGTTGAAAAAGCCATGGGGTCAATTGTCAAATCAGGCTCATCACCTATTGTCGGTGTATTGTCCCCAGGTGAGCGATTATCCGATAAGGGCATTAATCGCGGATTAGTTTACAGCTCAACACCTGCCAGTGATTTTATTTGCGGAACATTGCAACTGGCGGCGGGCATGAACTTGCATATTTTCACAACCGGGCGCGGCACACCTTATGGATTGGCTGAATGCCCTGTAATCAAAGTTGCTACACGAACGGAGTTGGCGCAGCGCTGGCATGACTTGATGGATGTAAATGCGGGACGTATTGCCGAAGGTGAAATCACCATTGAAGAATTAGGTTGGGAAATTTTTCACTTAATGCTCGATGTGGCCAGTGGACGTAAAACCTGGGCCGAAAAATGGAAATTACACAATGCCCTGGTGTTATTTAATCCGGCACCTATCACCTGA
- the kdgD gene encoding 5-dehydro-4-deoxyglucarate dehydratase produces MTRYSPKEFAQVVGSGLLSFPVTHFKSSDLSFDEDAYRANLNWLFSHDAAAMFAAGGTGEFFSLTQAEVDRVVRAAVEETKHIPVIAPAGGGTAVSIEYCHAAEAAGADGILLLPPYLTEAAKDGVAAHVEAICKSTKLGVIVYNRANQRLDDVELARLADRCPNLVGYKDGIGDIELMTRIYARLGDRLTYIGGLPTAETFALPYLEMGVTTYSSAIFNFVPEFALDFYKAVRARDYTKVYAALNEFVLPYIAIRNRKQGYAVSIVKAGMKVVGRDAGPVRTPLTDLTEAEVAELAALVARIQ; encoded by the coding sequence GTGACTCGTTATTCTCCCAAAGAATTTGCCCAGGTAGTGGGCAGCGGCTTACTTTCTTTCCCCGTCACTCATTTTAAATCCAGTGATTTATCTTTTGATGAGGATGCCTATCGCGCTAATTTGAATTGGCTATTCAGTCATGATGCGGCGGCGATGTTTGCCGCGGGTGGTACGGGAGAATTTTTTTCGCTGACCCAGGCAGAAGTGGATCGTGTAGTGCGGGCCGCTGTGGAAGAGACGAAACACATTCCGGTGATTGCGCCTGCCGGTGGCGGTACAGCCGTATCGATTGAGTATTGCCACGCCGCAGAAGCTGCCGGTGCAGATGGTATTTTACTGTTGCCACCTTATTTAACCGAAGCCGCTAAAGACGGTGTTGCTGCCCATGTCGAGGCTATTTGTAAATCGACAAAACTGGGCGTAATTGTTTATAACCGTGCAAACCAGCGCCTTGATGATGTTGAATTGGCTCGCCTGGCAGATCGCTGCCCTAATCTGGTCGGCTACAAAGATGGTATCGGCGATATTGAATTGATGACACGTATTTATGCACGGCTTGGTGATCGCCTGACTTATATTGGTGGTTTGCCAACGGCAGAAACGTTTGCGTTGCCCTATCTTGAAATGGGTGTGACAACTTACTCATCGGCAATTTTCAACTTTGTCCCTGAATTTGCATTGGACTTTTATAAAGCCGTTCGCGCGCGCGATTACACTAAAGTGTACGCCGCATTGAATGAGTTTGTGTTGCCTTACATTGCAATTCGCAATCGCAAACAGGGTTATGCCGTTTCTATTGTCAAAGCCGGTATGAAAGTAGTCGGGCGCGATGCGGGGCCAGTGCGCACACCATTAACAGATTTAACGGAAGCTGAAGTTGCAGAATTGGCCGCGTTGGTTGCACGTATTCAATAA